In Sphingobacterium sp. SYP-B4668, the sequence TACCAATGCGACAATGTTGTATGGGCATATTGAGCAGTATTGGCACCGTATAGATCATATGGAACGATTGAGGCAGCTCCAGGATAAGACTGGGGGCTTCCAGACCTTTATTCCTCTCAAATTTAGAAACAAGGAAAATCAGATGTCTGACGTTCCTGAAGTGTCCGTTGTTGAGGATCTGCGCAACTATGCGATAGCTCGTATTTACATGGACAATTTTCCACACATTAAGGCGTATTGGGCAATGATATCACGAGACACTGCTCAGATGGCCCTCAGTTTTGGCGTAGATGATATTGACGGTACACTTGACGATACCACAAAAATTTATAGCATGGCTGGAGCGGAAGAGCAAACCCCGGCAATGAGTACACAGCAATTGGTCGAATTGATAAGAAATGTAGGGCGTCATCCGATAGAACGTGATACGTTGTACAATGTCGTGACCGACTACAAAGATTATGTCTTTGAAGATGCGGCTGCTAAAAAGAAAAGTTATTATTCGCTACCCGTTATCAATAGTTAACATTATTTGGAAAAGATATTTTATTTCATAAGACACGGTCAGACTGACCTGAACCTTCGAGGTATTGTTCAAGGGCGGGGTGTCAACTCTCCTTTGAACGAAAATGGGCAAAGACAGGCCCAAGCTTTTTACGAAAGCTATAAGGATATTAAGTTCGACAAGGTATATACGTCTACTTTGTTGAGAACACATCAGACGGTAACCCCCTTTCTGGAGCAAGGGATTGCTTGGGAACAGTTGGAAGGGTTGGATGAAATCAGCTGGGGAATCTACGAAGGACGTGAACAAAGTCCAGCAATCATGTCAGGTTTTGAGAAAGTTGTTGGTGCTTGGCGCAAGGGCGACCTGGATCTGAATATAGAAGACGGAGAATCTCCTAACCAAGTTGTCGAACGACAAAGGCAAGCAATTGATCACATGCTTAGGCAACCCGAGGAAGATACCGTTTTGGTATGCCTGCACGGTCGTGCATTAAGGATATTGATGTGTGTATTGACAGATGTAGATGTTAGACTGATGGATGATTTTCCGCATACCAATACAGCTCTGTATGTTGTCAAATATCAAAGCAACCAATTTAGCATTATAGATTATTACAATATCAAACATTTAGAAGGAATAGTTGAGAATGGATAAAATTAAAATATCTGCTGTATCCTACACGAATACGTTACCCTTTTTAAACGGAATTGCCCACTCTCCTGTAAAAGATAAGATAGACCTCCGGGTAGATCATCCGAGTGCATGTGCACAGCGCGTGATAGATGACGAGGTCGATATGGGGATTATCCCAACGGCGGCTTTACTCAGCTTACCCGAGTATTATATCAACACCGACTTTTGCATTGGAACAGAAGGTCCCGTAGATTCTGTTTTCATCTTTTCACAAAAACCTGCCAATGAGATTTCGTCTATATTACTGGATCAACAATCCAGGACTTCCAATGGACTAGCTCGTATACTATTGAAATACCATTGGAATCGAGACGTTGAGATTGTTGCCGATGGAGAGGCAGATGCCTATGTACTGATTGGCGATCGGACATTTGGAAAGAAAAAAACGGTACCATATGTATACGATTTGGGCTTAGAATGGAAAAAATTCACTGGTTTGCCATTTGCTTTTGCGCTGTGGGTCTCCAACAAAGAGCTGCCGAAAGAGTTTCTAGAAGAGTTCAATGAAGCCTTGAAATACGGTGTCCAACATGCTGATGATGTCATTGCTGGATTGCCTGTCTATCCCGATTTAGACTATCATCAATACCTGACACAAAATTTGGATTTTCATCTGACGGCGTCCAAAAGGTTGGCTGTTGAAAAATACCTCACACTCTATAAGACCCTATAGGTTGCGGAGGTACTTTTTTCGAATGCGAAAGTAGAAATTACGCTTGTTTTTGCCTATTTTCTGGGCGCTGTAGATGCCCTTTCTTCCTGAACAAAGATAAGCTGCAAAGCACGCAATAGCCAATACGATTCCATACTCTACTCCAAATAATTCCATTCCCATCACCGTGCACGCTAAAGGTGTATTGGTCGCGCCGGCAAATACCGCTACAAACCCCATTGCGACAAGAATTGACATCGGTATCGGAACGAATAAGGCTAGCATATTGCCTAGCGTCGCACCAATAAAGAAAAGGGGGGTGACTTCACCACCCTTGAAACCGGCACTCAGAGTGAAGGTGGTAAGCAATAGTTTGGCAATGAAATCATATGTTGGTAGTTGGGAGTCAAAAGATGCTATTAACGTGGGAATTCCAAGACCTATATATCTTGTCGATCCTGAAATTAATACAACACTCGCAATGATAACTCCACCAACAAAAGGTCTCAGAGGCGGAAATTTGATTCCTTTCTTGAAGAGATGACTAAAGAGGTCTCCAGTTTTTGTAAACAGGAGCGCTGTCACTCCAAAGATGATACCTGCGATTATCGTATATAGCAACAGCGATATAGATAATGTGGGTAGAGGCGCACTCACTTCATAATGGGTATGCCCCACTTGCCATAACCGACAGGTAATATCGGCGACAAATGCACACATCAGACTAGGAACAAATAGATGTAGCTGCCTTTTTTTAATAATCAATACTTCCAATGCAAAGATAGCTCCAGCGAGTGGAGTGCCGAAGACAGATGCGAATCCAGCGCTAATTCCCATAATCAAAAGTGCTTTTCGATCTTCGCTATCTATTTTATATCGTTTGGAAAACTGATCTGCTATTGTTCCACCCATTTGGACAGCTGTACCCTCACGGCCCGCCGAACCACCAAATAGATGGGTTATTAATGTGCCAATCAATACCAATGGGAACATGCGGAAGGGGATATGTAAATGAGGTTGGTGATATTCTGATATCAAGAGGTTATTTCCTTTATTGGCAGTGCCTCCCCAATAGTGATAAGCTAATCCAATACACAGACCAGCAATTGGTAAAAATATAATAATCCAATTATTTAAATCTCTATATTCCGTCACCCATGATAAAGAGGTCAGAAAAAAAGCTGATGCGGAGCCAACAAGGATACCAATAGTCAGGCTAAGCCAACTCCATTTGAAAAGGACCGAACCTGTAAATCGTGAAGGTGGAAGTGTGGTTTTGAACATGTTTGTCTACTTGAATATTAATCAAAATCCCCTATCCATTAGTATACCTAATCAAATAGATGTGGGGTCAGTAGACGTCATCAGCTTTTTACAGCGGTTTAGGGCAGACATCATTGCCATATGCATATCAAATCTAGGGAAACTTATATATAAATGCAAGCTAATTCTGATTGGGAAAATCGAGTTATTTAACCGATTAAATCAACTTCATAATAAGTGCCACCCAGCCGATAATCATTAGTAATCCCCCTAGCGGCGTTATGGGCCCTAAGAATTTGAAATTCTTCTTCCAATAATCTGCAAATGATAGGAAATAAATACTTCCAGAAAATAGAATCGTTCCAATAGTGCTTGCATAATAGGCTGTCTTTTCGGAAGGGACGTCAAAGGTTAGATTGAATCCTATAACTAATAGAAAGATGGCAGTATACATCTGATAGCGGACACCAACTTCAAAGGAAGCAAGCTTATCCTCACTTAATATTTTTTTGAAAGCATGCGCTCCAAAGGCTCCAAGCACAATTCCGCTGGCACCTAAAACTCCTGCTGTAATAATAACTAGCTCTTGCATGGCAATGTCGTGTTGTATGAATGTCAAACCTAAATAAATTCTTTTGCAATACAATCGTATTGATATATAAAAATGATATCATCAAGATTCTTTTACTGCCGATAGTCGAATTTCAGAGGAAGAAATGGGGGCAGTGACCTAAATATTTGGTGTTGGCTTAGACATACCTTTGCGATAGATTCAACTCTATTTGGATAATACTTTATCCTTAATACAGAGTTAATACTGTTCTAGTAGAGGGTTGACAGGGGGTTGATAGAGGTAATACCTCTATCAACCCCCTGTCAACCCTTTATAAAAGCTTCATCAATTCTCTATTAACTAGCCATTTGTATAGCATTATTCGTGCAATCGACCTGAGGTTGAACTGAAGGTATAGGCCCCTATCGAAGGGATGAAAAAGAGTGTTTTATATATTGCTGGTTGCAATATAGGGAGAATGAAAAAGAGCGGTCTATTTTGACCGCTCTTCTTTTTACGTATTTGATAAATCTTATTGGTAGCCCAATAATTTCATGACTTGTTTTGAATTTTGTTCTTCTCCAAATACCTCATAATTGAATGTCTCGTCGCGATTACGACGTATCAATACATGCTTAGGGGATGGTAGTAGACAGTGGTGAATACCACCATAGCCACTTAATACGTCCTGATAGGCACCCGTGTGGAAGAATCCTAGATATTGTACCTTTCTTGTTTTTGGCATGAACACAGAGTTCATATGGGCTTCCTGATTGTAGTAATCTTGGCCATCACAAGTAATACCACCTAAGTTGACTCGTTCGTACTCCGAATCCCAGTTGTTGATAGGGAGCAGGATATACTTTTGATTAAGGGCCCATACATCAGGTAGATTGGTGATAAAGGAACCATCAATCATAAACCATCTTTCACGGTCATTCTGTTGCTTTCTGCCCAGTACTTTATAGAGTATACCTGACGCCTCTGCAACTGTATATTTTCCAAATTCAGTAATAATATCTGGTTCCATGACCTCGTGATGCGCACATATCTGCTTGATTCGGTTGACAATTTCATTGACCATATATTCATAATCGAAATCATGAACCAATGAGTCTTTGAAAGGCATTCCGCCACCAATGTCAAGGGTATCAAGTTCTGGATTTACTTTCTTGAATTTGCAATATAATGTTACATACTTCTCTAATTCGTTCCAATAATACGGCGTATCCGAAATGCCGGAATTGATAAAAAAGTGAAGTAATTTAACTCTGAAATTTGGATTTTCAGCTATCTTGTTGTTGTAGAAATCAATGATGTCTTCACTTCGTATTCCTAGACGAGAGGTGTAAAACTGAGAGTCTGGTTGCTCTTCCGAAGCTATACGGATCCCTAAATTGCAGGGCTCTTCCATTTCAATTTCATCATCGTATAGATTGAATTCTTCTTTATTGTCCAATACAGGGATAATATTCTTGTACCCATCATGGATCATATCAATGATGTACTGTTTGTATTGATAGGTTTTGAACCCATTACAGATTACCGTAATGTCTTTTGTGACAGTTCCTTGTCGTTCTAACATATCAATCATAGGCATGTCAAATGCAGAGGAAGTCTCTAAGTGGATGTCATTTTTTAATGCTTCTTCGACAATGTGTTTGAAATGCGATGATTTAGTACAATAACAATATTTATACGACCCGCGATAATTGTGTTTCAAGATAGCGGTTTGAAACAAAATTTTAGCTTGTTGAATTTTTTTGCTGACGATAGGCAAATAGGTAAAACGTAATGGTGTCCCATACGTTTCTATCATTTCCATTAGATTCAAATCATGGAAATACAATTCGTCGTCGATGATTTCGAATCCGTCTTGCGGAAAACCAACACTTAGGTCAAGAAATTCCTGATAGCTCTGCATTTTTTATTATTTTTGGCAAAGATATGCTTTCATCCCGAATACAGGTATAGCGAATGCTATTTATTTGTCGTTCATAATCAGAAAGTTGTAAAAATTACTTATTCATTACATGACTGTATCTATTGAAAATGCGCTTGTGGACCTTACGGTGCAAGCAGTAAAAGAGCTTTATCAGGCCGAAATTCCCGTTTCGCAGGTTACCTTGCAAGAGACTCGAAAAGAGTTTGAAGGTCAGATTACTATCGTTGTTTTTCCGATAACGCGATTTTCAAAGAAATCTCCAGAGCAAACGGGAACCGAAGTCGGTGAGTTCTTGCAATCGAAAATAGCTGAAATTGCTGCCTTCAACGTTATTAAGGGATTTCTCAATATCAGTCTGTCGGATGTGTATTGGATTAATCTCTTAAATTCGAAATTGGTCGCCCCTAATTTTGGAAGTTTCCCTTCAAATGGAAAACGTATAATGGTTGAATATTCTTCTCCAAATACGAATAAACCGCTGCATTTGGGGCATATCCGTAACAACTTGTTAGGTTACTCAGTAGCAGAGATTCTCAAAGCTTATGGCTATGATGTGGTCAAAGCCAATTTGGTCAATGACAGAGGTATCCACATCTGTAAGTCCATGTTGGCATGGCAGAAATTTGGAGACGCCGAGACGCCAACTTCATCTGGTATGAAAGGTGATCATCTTGTGGGCAAATATTATGTCATTTTTGATAAGGAGTATAAAAAGCAAATCGATACGTTAAAGGCCGAAGGGCAGACGGAAGAAGAAGCAAAGAAGAACGCTCCTTTAATACGAGAAGCACAGGAGATGCTTCAAAAATGGGAAGCTGGAGATCAAGACGTGATTGAATTGTGGACCATGATGAACGGATGGGTGTATGCTGGATTCGAAAAAACCTATAGGCAACTTGGGGTGGACTTTGATAAGTATTATTACGAATCCAATACTTATCTTTTGGGAAAGGATATTATACAAGAGGGTCTTGCAAGTGGAGTTTTCTTCAAAAAGGAAGATAACTCGGTATGGATCGACCTTACTGATGAGGGCTTAGACCAAAAATTGGTATTGCGTGGAGATGGTACATCCGTATACATTACCCAAGATCTGGGAAC encodes:
- a CDS encoding DUF423 domain-containing protein; its protein translation is MQELVIITAGVLGASGIVLGAFGAHAFKKILSEDKLASFEVGVRYQMYTAIFLLVIGFNLTFDVPSEKTAYYASTIGTILFSGSIYFLSFADYWKKNFKFLGPITPLGGLLMIIGWVALIMKLI
- a CDS encoding histidine phosphatase family protein — translated: MEKIFYFIRHGQTDLNLRGIVQGRGVNSPLNENGQRQAQAFYESYKDIKFDKVYTSTLLRTHQTVTPFLEQGIAWEQLEGLDEISWGIYEGREQSPAIMSGFEKVVGAWRKGDLDLNIEDGESPNQVVERQRQAIDHMLRQPEEDTVLVCLHGRALRILMCVLTDVDVRLMDDFPHTNTALYVVKYQSNQFSIIDYYNIKHLEGIVENG
- a CDS encoding menaquinone biosynthetic enzyme MqnA/MqnD family protein, which produces MDKIKISAVSYTNTLPFLNGIAHSPVKDKIDLRVDHPSACAQRVIDDEVDMGIIPTAALLSLPEYYINTDFCIGTEGPVDSVFIFSQKPANEISSILLDQQSRTSNGLARILLKYHWNRDVEIVADGEADAYVLIGDRTFGKKKTVPYVYDLGLEWKKFTGLPFAFALWVSNKELPKEFLEEFNEALKYGVQHADDVIAGLPVYPDLDYHQYLTQNLDFHLTASKRLAVEKYLTLYKTL
- the argS gene encoding arginine--tRNA ligase, whose amino-acid sequence is MTVSIENALVDLTVQAVKELYQAEIPVSQVTLQETRKEFEGQITIVVFPITRFSKKSPEQTGTEVGEFLQSKIAEIAAFNVIKGFLNISLSDVYWINLLNSKLVAPNFGSFPSNGKRIMVEYSSPNTNKPLHLGHIRNNLLGYSVAEILKAYGYDVVKANLVNDRGIHICKSMLAWQKFGDAETPTSSGMKGDHLVGKYYVIFDKEYKKQIDTLKAEGQTEEEAKKNAPLIREAQEMLQKWEAGDQDVIELWTMMNGWVYAGFEKTYRQLGVDFDKYYYESNTYLLGKDIIQEGLASGVFFKKEDNSVWIDLTDEGLDQKLVLRGDGTSVYITQDLGTAQLKYDEFKMDESIYVVGNEQDYHFKVLFLILKKLGKSWANGLFHLSYGMVDLPSGKMKSREGTVVDADDLMSEMVDTARERTEELGKTEGFTNEEKESLYQVIGMGALKYFLLKVDPKKRLLFDPNESVDFQGHTGPFIQYTHARIKSVLNKSNFSTTDGVAVPPSLSSYERDLIQCLGNYGNVVAASAEEFSPAQLANYVYDVSKLYNKFYHEETILKAEDEAVRTFRLHLSAVAANVLSKGMGLLGIVVPERM
- a CDS encoding voltage-gated chloride channel family protein, which gives rise to MFKTTLPPSRFTGSVLFKWSWLSLTIGILVGSASAFFLTSLSWVTEYRDLNNWIIIFLPIAGLCIGLAYHYWGGTANKGNNLLISEYHQPHLHIPFRMFPLVLIGTLITHLFGGSAGREGTAVQMGGTIADQFSKRYKIDSEDRKALLIMGISAGFASVFGTPLAGAIFALEVLIIKKRQLHLFVPSLMCAFVADITCRLWQVGHTHYEVSAPLPTLSISLLLYTIIAGIIFGVTALLFTKTGDLFSHLFKKGIKFPPLRPFVGGVIIASVVLISGSTRYIGLGIPTLIASFDSQLPTYDFIAKLLLTTFTLSAGFKGGEVTPLFFIGATLGNMLALFVPIPMSILVAMGFVAVFAGATNTPLACTVMGMELFGVEYGIVLAIACFAAYLCSGRKGIYSAQKIGKNKRNFYFRIRKKYLRNL
- a CDS encoding arginine decarboxylase translates to MQSYQEFLDLSVGFPQDGFEIIDDELYFHDLNLMEMIETYGTPLRFTYLPIVSKKIQQAKILFQTAILKHNYRGSYKYCYCTKSSHFKHIVEEALKNDIHLETSSAFDMPMIDMLERQGTVTKDITVICNGFKTYQYKQYIIDMIHDGYKNIIPVLDNKEEFNLYDDEIEMEEPCNLGIRIASEEQPDSQFYTSRLGIRSEDIIDFYNNKIAENPNFRVKLLHFFINSGISDTPYYWNELEKYVTLYCKFKKVNPELDTLDIGGGMPFKDSLVHDFDYEYMVNEIVNRIKQICAHHEVMEPDIITEFGKYTVAEASGILYKVLGRKQQNDRERWFMIDGSFITNLPDVWALNQKYILLPINNWDSEYERVNLGGITCDGQDYYNQEAHMNSVFMPKTRKVQYLGFFHTGAYQDVLSGYGGIHHCLLPSPKHVLIRRNRDETFNYEVFGEEQNSKQVMKLLGYQ